The following coding sequences are from one Dama dama isolate Ldn47 chromosome 8, ASM3311817v1, whole genome shotgun sequence window:
- the PADI6 gene encoding protein-arginine deiminase type-6, protein MPFRNIVPLSLDRPAHAVCVLGMEIFLDVSGCAPRSCESFSVDASLGVVVRVCGAAPVESKEEPATTRWPLSSPKNVLVAMTSPNFAEDEGKVLVFYHQPDEDAPVATAVLHLTGIELSLDVDVYRRGRFETSDKQAKKTWVWGPSGWGAILLVNCSPSVAGQPVEKSKVFSSEEVKSLSQMVLKVQGPSYIIKNYRVVLHTSKEEAEKARVYRPQNDSSMTFELVLGPDQHTYTLAPQWDDVKDALKETFYVEALEFPSASFSGLISFSASLVEESQDPLVPETVLYKDSVLFRVAPCIFVPSTQMPLEVYLCRELQVQGFVSTVTELSERSNSQVASVYEDPNRLGRWLQDEMAFCYTQAPHKTVSLVLDTPRVAKLDDFPMKYSLSPGVGYLTLRTQDHTVASIDAVGKLMVSPPVKAQGKEYPLGRVLVGSSFYPSKDSRNMSRSLRDFLRAQQVQAPVELFSDWLMTGHACEFMCFIPTQYKVEGKKDFRLLLASPSSCYKLFKEKQKEGYGDATLFEGLRKDQLLSNGREPVTINQLLADEKMRKQNDYVEKCIHLNRSILKRELGLQEEDVIPIPQLFCLERVANAPSSEQTEKLYARPYFPDLLQMVVMGLNLGIPKPFGPRVNGTCCLEERVCRLLEPLGFQCTFIDDFDCYLTEIGDFCSCANIRRVPFAFKWWGMVP, encoded by the exons ATGCCCTTCCGGAACATCGTCCCTTTGTCCCTGGACAGGCCAGcccatgctgtgtgtgtgctgggcatGGAGATCTTCTTAGACGTCAGCGG GTGTGCCCCGCGGAGCTGCGAGTCCTTCTCCGTGGACGCGTCTCTGGGCGTCGTGGTCCGTGTCTGCGGCGCAGCCCCGGTGGAGAGCAAGGAGGAGCCGGCCACGACCCGCTGGCCCCTGTCATCCCCCAAAAATGTGCTGGTGGCGATGACATCCCCCAACTTCGCCGAGGACGAGGGCAAG gtcctGGTCTTCTACCACCAGCCCGACGAGGATGCGCCCGTGGCCACGGCAGTGCTCCACCTCACGGGCATTG AGCTCTCCCTGGATGTGGACGTCTACCGCAGAGGGCGCTTCGAGACGAGCGACAAACAGGCTAAG AAAACCTGGGTCTGGGGCCCCAGTGGCTGGGGTGCCATCCTGCTTGTGAACTGCAGCCCTTCGGTTGCAGGCCAGCCCGTGGAAAAGAGCAAGGTGTTCTCCTCGGAAG AAGTGAAGAGTTTGTCCCAGATGGTGCTGAAAGTTCAGGGGCCCAGCTACATCATAAAGAACTACCGAGTGGTTCTCCACACCTCCAAGGAAGAGGCGGAGAAGGCCAGAGTCTACCGGCCACAGA ATGATAGTTCTATGACCTTCGAGTTGGTTCTGGGGCCTGACCAGCACACCTACACCTTGGCGCCCCAGTGGGACGACGTGAAGGATGCCTTGAAGGAAACCTTCTATGTTGAAGCCTTAGAGTTTCCATCCGCCAGCTTCTCGGGCTTGATCTCCTTCTCGGCCTCCCTGGTGGAGGAGTCCCAAGACCCG CTGGTTCCAGAGACCGTGCTGTACAAAGACAGCGTACTGTTCCGGGTGGCCCCCTGCATCTTTGTTCCCAGCACCCAGATGCCTTTGGAAGTGTACCTGTGCAG AGAGTTGCAGGTCCAGGGCTTCGTGAGCACTGTGACGGAGCTCAGCGAAAGGAGCAACAGCCAGGTGGCGTCCGTCTACGAGGACCCCAACCGCCTGGGCCGGTGGCTCCAG GATGAAATGGCATTCTGCTACACCCAGGCTCCCCACAAGACTGTCTCCTTGGTCCTGGACACCCCTCGGGTTGCCAAGCTCGACGATTTCCCCATGAAATACTCACTG AGCCCTGGGGTTGGCTACCTGACTCTGCGCACCCAAGACCACACGGTGGCCAGCATAGACGCTGTTGGGAAACTGATGGTGTCGCCCCCCGTGAAGGCCCAAGGGAAAGAGTACCCCCTGGGCAGGGTCCTCGTTGGCAGCAGCTTTTACCCCAG CAAGGACTCCCGGAACATGAGTCGGAGCCTCCGGGACTTCCTCCGCGCCCAGCAAGTCCAGGCCCCGGTGGAACTCTTCTCCGACTGGCTGATGACCGGCCATGCCTGCGAGTTCATGTGCTTCATCCCCACACAGTACAAGGTGGAGGGCAAAAAG GACTTCCggctgctcctggccagccccaGCTCCTGCTACAAGCTGTTcaaggagaaacagaaggaggGCTATGGAGATGCGACGCTCTTTGAGGGGCTTAGGAAAGACCAGCTTCTTTCTAATG GGCGGGAGCCCGTTACCATCAATCAACTTCTGGCTGACGAAAAGATGAGGAAGCAGAATGACTATGTGGAG AAGTGCATCCATCTGAACCGCAGCATCCTCAAGAGGGAGCTGGGCCTGCAGGAGGAGGACGTCATCCCCATCCCGCAGCTCTTCTGCCTGGAGCGCGTCGCCAACGCCCCCTCCAGCGAGCAGACCGAGAAGCTCTACGCCCGGCCCTACTTCCCCGACCTG CTGCAGATGGTTGTGATGGGCCTGAACCTGGGCATCCCCAAGCCTTTCGGGCCCCGGGTCAACGGCACCTGCTGCCTGGAGGAGCGGGTCTGCCGGCTCCTGGAGCCGCTGGGCTTCCAGTGCACCTTCATCGACGACTTCGACTGCTACCTGACCGAAATCGGAGACTTCTGTTCCTGTGCCAACATCCGCCGGGTGCCCTTTGCCTTCAAGTGGTGGGGCATGGTCCCCTAG